A genomic window from Myxococcales bacterium includes:
- a CDS encoding PilZ domain-containing protein has translation MAEHRQFGRSNIDVPLTFMVRGKPELHEGRGRDLSIGGMFIETSTPAPFNSDLDIMVVLPGAAETSTLPARVRWERDGGMGVQFGLLGARETHLIAKLARPK, from the coding sequence GTGGCAGAACACCGTCAATTCGGGCGCTCGAACATCGATGTGCCGCTCACGTTCATGGTGAGAGGCAAGCCCGAGCTGCACGAAGGTCGCGGTCGAGACCTGAGCATCGGCGGCATGTTCATCGAGACCTCGACGCCGGCGCCGTTCAACAGCGACCTCGACATCATGGTGGTGCTGCCCGGCGCCGCGGAGACGTCCACTCTACCCGCGCGCGTCCGCTGGGAGCGCGACGGTGGGATGGGCGTCCAGTTCGGCCTGCTCGGCGCTCGAGAGACCCACCTCATCGCCAAGCTCGCTCGCCCGAAGTGA
- a CDS encoding TetR/AcrR family transcriptional regulator gives MGKGEKTRATILEMALADASERGLEGLSIGGLAGRANMSKSGLFAHFGSKDELQLAVLAEAVDRFVEFVMAPALKEPRGEPRFRALFERWLLWARQPFQPGGCIFLAAAVELDDRPGHARDRLVASQRDWLDVLANAARIAVEEGHFRRDLDVEQLAFEMYAMAQGFHQLERLMRDPRAESRARTAFERLMCDARARPRS, from the coding sequence GTGGGCAAAGGGGAAAAGACCCGAGCGACGATCCTCGAGATGGCCCTCGCCGACGCGAGCGAGCGCGGGCTCGAGGGCCTCAGCATCGGCGGCCTGGCCGGGCGCGCCAACATGTCGAAGAGCGGGCTCTTCGCCCACTTCGGCTCGAAGGACGAGCTCCAGCTCGCCGTCCTTGCCGAGGCCGTCGACCGCTTCGTCGAATTCGTGATGGCCCCCGCCTTGAAGGAGCCCCGGGGCGAGCCGCGGTTCCGCGCGCTCTTCGAGCGTTGGCTGCTCTGGGCACGTCAACCCTTCCAGCCGGGCGGGTGCATCTTCCTCGCGGCGGCCGTCGAGCTCGACGACCGCCCCGGCCACGCGCGCGATCGCCTGGTGGCGTCACAGCGCGACTGGCTCGACGTGCTCGCGAACGCGGCGCGCATCGCGGTGGAGGAGGGGCACTTCCGCCGCGACCTCGACGTCGAGCAGCTCGCCTTCGAGATGTACGCCATGGCGCAGGGCTTCCACCAGCTCGAGCGCCTCATGCGCGACCCTCGCGCCGAGTCGCGCGCCC